The DNA region CCGGGTCGCGGGTCAGGAGACCGGCCTGCTGCGCGCGGGCCGCGAGGGCCGGGTCGGCCAGCGTGCCCACCGTGATGGCGGGGCCGGCCGCGCCCGCGTCGGGCAGCGTGGCCCCCAGGCGGGCCTTCCATTCGCCGCGCAGGTCACGGGCCGCCCAGCCCAGTTCCGGGGCGCTCCCGACCGCGCGCAGGCCCAGACCGTTCAGGGAAAGCGTGCCGGTCGGAAACTGGGCCGACCGGGGTTGCGGGACCAGGCCGGGGGCCGGGCTGACGAGCCGCGCGGCGGTCGAGGGTGTGACGGTCACGGGGGCGGCCGCAGCCAGTGGCGTGCACAGGAGGGACAGCAGCGCCACAGCGGAAGAAATCGGTTTCATATCGCACCTCATCCGGACGGCCGGACTGAACGGTGGTTGCACCCCCTCCGGGCGGAATCCGTCTCATACGGACTCCGATTGAACGGCTTACAGAGCCGTTCAATCCGAGCGGATGCGACTCGGAGAGCTGCGCCGCAGAGGAGGAGCAAATCGGGTTCCGGGCGTGCCGTCGGGCAGCGCCCGGAAGAACAGGCCGGGAGGCGGCGCACGGGCCAGACGCGCCGCCTCCCGCCACCCACGCCCGGATTACAGGCTGGCGTTCCAGGCCTTGACGATGTCGTCGAGCGCCTGCTTGGCGGTCTTCTGGCCGGCCATGGCCGCCTCGACGTTGTCCTTGAAGACCTTGTTCAGTTTGCTGGCGTCCGGGTAGATCAGGGTCAGGTCCTTGGCCTTCTTCAGTTCGGTGGAGGCCACCAGGCGGCCCTGGCTGACGGCGTCCGAGCCGCCCTGCTTGAAGAACTTGTCGGTGCTGGCCTTCACGGTGCTGGGGAAGGTGGTCTTCGTGACCTTGCTGAACTGCAGCTGGTTGACGTCGTTCGTGAGGAACAGCGCGAGCTTCTGCGCCAGCGCCTTGTCCTTGACGCCCTTGGGCACCATGAAGCCCATCAGACCGGTGTGGATGACGTTCCCGGCGAGGTTGATCGGGTACGGCGCGACGCGCGTCTGGTCGAAGATGGTCTTGTTGTCGTTCTGCACGCGCAGGATGAACTGCGGGCCCGTGATCAGCATGCCCAGCTTGCCCGCCGAGTACAGTTCGGTGGCGGCCGTGAAGCCGCGGCGCATGGTGTCTTCCGGGATGTAACCCTTCTTGTACAGGTCCACGTAGGTCTGCAGCAGTTTCACGTGCTCGGGGCTGTTGAACACGGCCTTGCCGCCGCTCTTGTCCAGCACGGGCAGCCCGGCCTCCTGGAAGACGTACAGCATGCTGATCCCGTTGATGTTCGGCATGAATCCGTACAGGCCGGTGCGGTCCTTGATCTGTTTGGCGGCGGCGATCAGGGTCTGGATGGTGCGGGGCGGGTTGGAGGGGTCCAGGCCGGCCTTGCGGAAGATCTCGGTGTTGTACGCCACGACCTTCGGCGCCCAGTACCACGGCACGCCCATGACCTTCCCGTCGAAGGTGAAGGTGTTCAGCGGGCTGGCGAAGTACAGTTTGCGCTGCGCGTCGCTGAGGTCCAGCGTCTCGAGCGCGCCCTGCTGCACGAGTTTGACGGTCATGTCGCTGCTGAGGTTCACGGCGGCGGGGGGACGTCCGGCGGCGACGGACGCCAGCAGTTTCTGCTCCATGGCGGTGGCGGGCACGTCCACCCACTTGAGTTCCACGCTGGGGTTTTCCTTCTCGAACTGCGCGACCAGGCGGTTCATCTCGTCGTTGAACAGGGGCGCGAGGCTGATGGTCCAGAATTCCAGCTGGGTCTTCTGGGCGCCGGCCGTGGCGGCAGTGAACAGGGCGGCAGTCAGGATGAGTTTCTTCATGGTGTCTCCAGAATGTGGTGGGCAGGACGGTGAGCAGGGACGGAGCGGGCCGCGCACGCAGGGTGCCGGTCCGGTTGAAAGGGGATGTGCGCCGAATGTAGCGGTTTCTGGCCGCCTCTGCCTGAGAATCTGCGTGCGTCCGCCCCGGGCGCGGCAACCGGGGGTCAGCTGGTCTCCCCTGCCCGCGCGGCCTGCGCCGGGTCGGGGCGCAGCGCGGCGGCGAACCAGCGGGTCACGTGGTCCGGGCGGGTGATGGCGCTGCCCACCACCACGGCCAGCGCT from Deinococcus depolymerans includes:
- a CDS encoding sugar ABC transporter substrate-binding protein; translation: MKKLILTAALFTAATAGAQKTQLEFWTISLAPLFNDEMNRLVAQFEKENPSVELKWVDVPATAMEQKLLASVAAGRPPAAVNLSSDMTVKLVQQGALETLDLSDAQRKLYFASPLNTFTFDGKVMGVPWYWAPKVVAYNTEIFRKAGLDPSNPPRTIQTLIAAAKQIKDRTGLYGFMPNINGISMLYVFQEAGLPVLDKSGGKAVFNSPEHVKLLQTYVDLYKKGYIPEDTMRRGFTAATELYSAGKLGMLITGPQFILRVQNDNKTIFDQTRVAPYPINLAGNVIHTGLMGFMVPKGVKDKALAQKLALFLTNDVNQLQFSKVTKTTFPSTVKASTDKFFKQGGSDAVSQGRLVASTELKKAKDLTLIYPDASKLNKVFKDNVEAAMAGQKTAKQALDDIVKAWNASL